The Caldicellulosiruptor obsidiansis OB47 genome segment TGGAATGGAACCCAGACATTATATTTATTGATGAAGCAAACCTTGAGATTGTAAAGCAGGATTACAAGAAAAATCAGGATTTTTACAAATCTCTTTCAGCTTTCAAAACTGGAAGAGTCTATGGTCAGTTGCCGTACAACTTCTATTCGACTAATATTGATACGGTAATTGCCAATACCTTCTGGATTGCCAAGACTGTATATCCTGAAAGATTCAAAGATGTTGATCCTGTAAAGAGAGCTGATGAGGTTTATAAATTTTTCTTGGGGAAACCTCTTTACAGCAAAATGGCAAAAAAGTTTGGCGGATTTACAAAAATAAAACTTGACTGATGAAAAATTTTAAAAGGAGTTTTGGAGCTTAAAATGAAAAGCAATACAATTCAGAATGAGTACAAAAAGTTGGTTGCACGAAAGATTATTTTTTTAATTATTCTGATAAGTCTAACAGTTATTTTGGCAATTTATGCGATTGTAATTGGTTCATCAAATTTGAGTTTTTCAGATGTTTTTAAGACTCTGATAGGAAAAGGAGATGAAAGAACAAGGTTAATTGTTTTTAATATAAGACTTGTAAGAGTGCTTGCCGCTATTTTAGCTGGTATTGGTCTTGCGATAGGCGGTAGCGCCACACAGACTCTTCTTCACAATCCCTTAGCATCACCATTTACACTTGGAGTGTCGCAGGGTGCTGCATTTGGTGCAGCAATTGGTATAATTTTGCTTGGCGGTGGCACCACTTCATCTTCTGCCTCTGACTCTGTTGTGATTTTGAATCCGTCAATAGTAGTTACCTGTGCGTTTTTGGGCTCGATGATATCAAGTATAGTTGTGATCTTGCTTGCACAGGTTAAAAAATTTTTACCAGAAAGTGTTGTGCTCTCTGGAGTTGCGCTAAGTTCGCTTTTTTCTGCTGCAACAACAATCATTCAGTATTTTGCATCAGATGTTAAGATTGCAGCACTTGTTTTTTGGACCTTTGGCGATATTGGAAGAGCGTCATGGAATGATCTCAAGATACTGTGTGTGTTTGTCCTGCTTTCATGGTTATATTTTTTCAAAAATGCTTGGGACTACAACGCAATTGAAAGTGGTGAAGATGTAGCAAAAAGCCTTGGTGTGAATGTTGAAAAGAAAAGAATTGCTGGGATTTTTATCAGCAGTTTTGTCACATCAGTTATTGTTGCTTTTTTAGGAATTATAGGATTTATATGTCTTTTGGGACCGCATATAGCAAAAAGGTTTGTGGGAAATGACCAGAGATTTTTGGTGGCTGCCTCAGGACTTGTTGGAGGTTTTTTGCTTCTTTTGTCTGACACAGTTGCAAGGCTTATAATATCGCCCATTGTTTTGCCTGTTGGAGCAGTAACTTCATTTTTGGGCGCTCCACTTTTTCTATATCTTCTGATCAGGAGGAAGAAGACATAAAAATGCTTGAAGTTAAAAACCTCAGTTTTGCCTTTAAAGATTTTGAGGTGTTAAAAGAGATAGAGTTAAAAGCTCAAAAAGGGCAGTTTGTATCAATCCTGGGCAACAACGGTGCTGGTAAATCCACTTTTTTAAAGTGCATAGCAAGAATTTTAAAACCACAAAGCGGCGTTATTATGGTTGATGGCAAAGATATAAGTCGTTTTTCATCAAATGATCTTGCCAAGGTTGTAGGATATGTCCCACAAAGGTATGCAAGTACAAGGCTTACGGTGTTCGAATCGATTTTGATTGGAAGAAAACCTCATTTTTCGGGGATAATACCTTCTAAAGAGGATTTGCAAGTGGTAGAAAGTGTTATAGAGAAGTTTGGACTAAAACCTCTTGCTTTCAAGTATTTGGATGAGCTGAGTGGCGGTGAAATGCAGAAAGTTGTGATAGCGCGTGCCGTTGCCCAGCAGCCCAAAATTTTGCTTTTAGATGAGCCAATAAATAATCTTGATTTGAAAAATCAGGTAGAGGTATTGAGTATTTTAAAAAAGCTGTCAAAAGAAAATAGTATTTTGGTAATTAGTGTCCTGCATGATTTAAACTTGGCAATAAGGTTTTCTGACCACTTTGTCTTCATTAAAGACAAAAGCGTATTTGCCTCAGGTGGCAGGGAGATTATCACTCCTGAGATTATATCAAATGTGTATGGAATAGAGGTAAAGGTAGAAACTTCACACGACCAGCTTTTTGTTGTTCCTATAGTTCCGACAATATAAAAATATTAAAGGAGAGAAATTTTATGGAGCTTGTCCCAATTGGTATATTTCACACTTCCTACAAAACAAAAGATGAAGCTCCTCGTCAGGGAAGAGGTTCTGAGGATATTGCGTATATAGAAGTTTTTGAGAAATACATTGATGGATTAAAGGATATAGAAGAAGCCAAGTATCTTATCATACTTTACTGGGCACATGAGGCTAAAAGAGATGTTCTTGTGACAAAAACTCCTTTTTCAGATGTACCTAAAGGTGTATTTGCTTGCAGGTCGCCAAACAGACCAAATCCAATTCTATTGGATGTTGCTGAACTGGTAGATAGAAAAGGAAATGTCCTGGTTGTAAAAGGAATAGATGCTATTGACAGCTCACCTGTTTTGGATATAAAACCTTTTTATGCAGAGATTGATGTGCCTAAAGAAATTTTGTTCAGTAGCGTAGTAAGAAAGGAGAGTGAAACTTAAAATGGACAGCGCGCTTTGGCAAAAATGCATAGAGTTTCATGGGCATATTTGCCCTGGTCTTGCAATAGGATTTAGAGCATGTGAAGTAGCAATAGAAAAGCTTGATCTTACTTTTTCAAAAGACGAAGAGGTTGTGTGTATAACAGAGACAGATGCTTGTGGTGTTGATGCTATTCAGGTTATTTTGGGAACTACTATTGGAAAAGGAAATCTAATTTTGAAGGACAGAGGCAAGCATGCATTTACCTTTTTCAGACGCGACACTAATGAAGGAATAAGGGTTGTTTTTAAAGGTTTTGAAAAAGACGTGCCACGTGAGGAAAGACTCAAAATTATACTTAGTGCGCCACTTTCACAGCTGTTTGAACTAAAACAGCCAAAAGATAATATTCCACCATCTGCACGCATCTTCAAAAGTGTTGAATGTACAGGGTGTGGTGAAAAGACAGCAGAGAATAAAATAAGAGTTTTGGACGGGAAGTTTTACTGTCTTGACTGTTTTGAAGAGTACTCAAGAGGATGGAGCAGATAAACTCCTGTCCTCTTTTTCTATGCTAACTGCTATATCTTCGATTATGTAATTGAATATTTCTTTAATTGAAAGATTTATTGTTCCCGGAATAAATATTCCATGCAGATTAAGAGGGATTATATACTTTTTGCACTCTAAAGAAAATACCATTTGTGCTATCTTTGCAGTGATTTCACCATTTATTCCTCCGCAGGTTAAAATTCCAATTGGGCCAACAATCGCATCTGGCACAAAATTTGATAAAAAATAAACAATTTCGTCCTCACCGCAATATCCCACATCTGCACCGTTTTTGAGCATGTTTTGCATAGCCACTTTGTTAGTTCCAAGCGCAACAACTTTTATTTTATCTTCAAACTCTTTTTTTAATCTTTTTATAAACTCCCTTCCAAGTCCTGCTCCTTGTCCGTCTAAAACCGCAATAGTCATCTTTCTTCAACCCTTTTCATTATGTTTCTAAACCAATCAATTTCAATTATAAAGCTTGTTTATT includes the following:
- a CDS encoding FecCD family ABC transporter permease — its product is MKSNTIQNEYKKLVARKIIFLIILISLTVILAIYAIVIGSSNLSFSDVFKTLIGKGDERTRLIVFNIRLVRVLAAILAGIGLAIGGSATQTLLHNPLASPFTLGVSQGAAFGAAIGIILLGGGTTSSSASDSVVILNPSIVVTCAFLGSMISSIVVILLAQVKKFLPESVVLSGVALSSLFSAATTIIQYFASDVKIAALVFWTFGDIGRASWNDLKILCVFVLLSWLYFFKNAWDYNAIESGEDVAKSLGVNVEKKRIAGIFISSFVTSVIVAFLGIIGFICLLGPHIAKRFVGNDQRFLVAASGLVGGFLLLLSDTVARLIISPIVLPVGAVTSFLGAPLFLYLLIRRKKT
- a CDS encoding ABC transporter ATP-binding protein, with the protein product MLEVKNLSFAFKDFEVLKEIELKAQKGQFVSILGNNGAGKSTFLKCIARILKPQSGVIMVDGKDISRFSSNDLAKVVGYVPQRYASTRLTVFESILIGRKPHFSGIIPSKEDLQVVESVIEKFGLKPLAFKYLDELSGGEMQKVVIARAVAQQPKILLLDEPINNLDLKNQVEVLSILKKLSKENSILVISVLHDLNLAIRFSDHFVFIKDKSVFASGGREIITPEIISNVYGIEVKVETSHDQLFVVPIVPTI
- the tsaA gene encoding tRNA (N6-threonylcarbamoyladenosine(37)-N6)-methyltransferase TrmO encodes the protein MELVPIGIFHTSYKTKDEAPRQGRGSEDIAYIEVFEKYIDGLKDIEEAKYLIILYWAHEAKRDVLVTKTPFSDVPKGVFACRSPNRPNPILLDVAELVDRKGNVLVVKGIDAIDSSPVLDIKPFYAEIDVPKEILFSSVVRKESET
- a CDS encoding FmdE family protein, whose translation is MDSALWQKCIEFHGHICPGLAIGFRACEVAIEKLDLTFSKDEEVVCITETDACGVDAIQVILGTTIGKGNLILKDRGKHAFTFFRRDTNEGIRVVFKGFEKDVPREERLKIILSAPLSQLFELKQPKDNIPPSARIFKSVECTGCGEKTAENKIRVLDGKFYCLDCFEEYSRGWSR
- a CDS encoding DUF3842 family protein, with amino-acid sequence MTIAVLDGQGAGLGREFIKRLKKEFEDKIKVVALGTNKVAMQNMLKNGADVGYCGEDEIVYFLSNFVPDAIVGPIGILTCGGINGEITAKIAQMVFSLECKKYIIPLNLHGIFIPGTINLSIKEIFNYIIEDIAVSIEKEDRSLSAPSS